One genomic window of Mycteria americana isolate JAX WOST 10 ecotype Jacksonville Zoo and Gardens chromosome 6, USCA_MyAme_1.0, whole genome shotgun sequence includes the following:
- the NMB gene encoding neuromedin-B — MAVLRCLLLLLCGAALGPAVHLDFAEHRSQAAKIKVNPRGNLWATGHFMGKKSVTGSPHLESPEEPAVPIVFSPSLRALLEDMMELLTRELLKILLQERLLDENQGKYDLTDQEAGLLEKVLEKYFSN; from the exons ATGGCGGTGCTACggtgcctcctgctgctgctgtgcggCGCCGCGTTGGGGCCTGCCGTCCACCTCGACTTCGCCGAGCACCGCAGCCAGGCGGCCAAGATCAAAGTCAATCCCCGCGGCAACCTCTGGGCCACAG GTCACTTCATGGGGAAGAAAAGTGTCACGGGCTCTCCGCACCTGGAGTCGCCAGAGGAGCCTGCAGTGCCGATAGTCTTCAGTCCTTCTCTCAGAGCCTTGCTGGAGGACATGATGGAACTGCTTACCCGTGAGCTCCTGAAAATCCTCTTGCAAGAAAGACTTTTGGATGAGAACCAAGGCAAATATGACCTCACTGACCAG GAGGCAGGGCTTCTAGAAAAGGTGCTGGAGAAGTATTTTTCAAACTGA
- the DUOXA1 gene encoding dual oxidase maturation factor 1, which translates to MTLWNGSFPFYPSTSLCFPFDTTQAVIVSVFLSLLATFIIILPGIWGSGRLFWFLRVVMGLFVGAVVLNEYQAVQFTRDWETGWVTANTSYKSFSRALVNADIGLHIGLAGVNVTLVGNPVNQVNETIDYNKHFAWSFDADYNHSYSEGLEKGLHSPILYVSEKFTMQSPCSVHRQYRISSHYASLTLWMAFCTWLISILLFSMPILLYGGYMLLLTAMLMLFSLLFFFTAKNTPKCPIQFGPASLKTDYGGSFWLTLATGLLCLLLGLGIIILNSVQPEKLKLVFNLDEGKGQEEKVWDKSYLPAKPSFSAQDMLMVPLGELCEVTATQL; encoded by the exons ATGACACTGTGGAACGGCTCCTTCCCCTTCTACCCCAGCACCAGTCTGTGCTTCCCTTTCGACACCACCCAGGCCGTCATCGTCTCCGTCTTCCTCTCCTTGTTGGCCACTTTCATCATTATCCTGCCAGGGATCTGGGGCAGCGGG CGACTCTTCTGGTTCCTGCGGGTGGTGATGGGCCTCTTCGTGGGAGCGGTGGTCCTCAATGAGTACCAGG CTGTACAGTTCACCAGGGACTGGGAGACCGGCTGGGTGACAGCAAACACCTCCTACAAGTCCTTCAGCCGTGCCCTGGTGAACGCGGACATTGGGCTGCACATTGGCCTGGCGGGGGTGAATGTCACACTGGTGG GAAACCCGGTGAATCAGGTCAATGAGACCATCGACTACAACAAGCACTTTGCCTGGAGCTTCGATGCAGATTACAACCATAGCTACAGTGaagggctggagaaggggctgcacagccccatcctctATGTGTCGGAGAAGTTCACCATGCAAAGCCCCTGCAGTGTGCACAGGCAGTACCGCATCTCCAGCCACTATGCGTCCCTCACACTGTG GATGGCCTTTTGCACATGGCTTATTTCCATCCTGTTGTTCTCCATGCCCATTCTGCTCTATGGTGGCTACATGCTCCTGCTCACTGccatgctgatgctcttctcACTGCTCTTCTTCTTCACTGCAAAGAACACCCCAAAGTGCCCCATCCAGTTTGGCCCAGCTTCCTTGAAAACAGACTATGGTGGATCCTTTTGGCTGACATTGGCGACAG ggctgctgtgcctgctgctggggctgggcatcaTCATCCTGAACTCTGTCCAGCCGGAGAAGCTGAAGCTTGTCTTTAACCTGGACGAGGGAAAGGGACAAGAAGAGAAGGTGTGGGACAAGTCATACCTGCCAGCCAAGCCCAGCTTCTCTGCGCAGGACATGCTGATGGTCCCGCTGGGCGAGCTTTGCGAGGTGACAGCCACCCAGCTGTAA